A stretch of the uncultured Trichococcus sp. genome encodes the following:
- a CDS encoding transposase — protein MATILPENQINQELNSSVHQFFREQKLGTLLNQSNIRKEAGISPVLLVQFIFSLVLQKKNLYRTLESGREPEAPAKDAVYRLLNNATYNWRKFLLLLSQNVITQKLLPLVSENRERVLILDDSLYSRARSKSVEMLALVHDHTTKKFVRGFRMLTLGWSDGNTFLPLAFSLLSSEKQSNRFQEINPAIDKRTVGYKRRKEAVKKSTEALFDLLDDINPLQLCAQTLLFDSWFAFPKVIKRVVSEYPLEVICMLKRMHRVYYTYEGQKYTLTQLYQVVRKKRGRAKILASVVVSLGLDDNEKEIQARIVFVRDRNRSKNWLAILSTDTNLPEEEVVRLYGKRWDMECFFKVAKSHLALGKEFQCRSYDAMVAHTTIVFTRYIMLALRTREAQDPRTIGQLFFLCCDELEDIRFAEAILLVLDCLKASLTEEPILSEEMVQSVLDRVFDNFPAFLKRAFHQPEKQFPSVLAA, from the coding sequence ATGGCTACTATTTTACCAGAAAATCAAATCAATCAGGAACTTAATTCTTCTGTTCATCAATTTTTTCGCGAACAGAAACTGGGGACGTTACTCAATCAATCCAATATCCGAAAAGAAGCAGGCATCTCACCGGTACTACTGGTCCAATTCATCTTTTCATTGGTCCTTCAAAAGAAAAATTTGTATCGGACATTGGAATCCGGACGGGAGCCAGAGGCTCCTGCCAAGGATGCGGTTTATCGTCTGCTCAACAACGCAACCTATAATTGGCGCAAGTTTCTGTTGTTACTGAGCCAGAATGTCATTACCCAGAAATTGCTCCCGCTTGTCTCGGAAAACCGCGAACGCGTCCTGATTTTGGATGATTCCTTATACAGCCGTGCCCGTAGTAAATCAGTCGAAATGCTTGCGCTCGTTCATGACCATACTACCAAGAAGTTCGTCCGTGGCTTTCGCATGCTGACTTTGGGGTGGTCAGATGGGAACACTTTCCTGCCGCTTGCGTTCTCTTTGTTGAGCTCAGAGAAACAATCGAACCGTTTCCAAGAAATCAATCCCGCCATAGATAAGCGCACCGTGGGTTACAAGCGTCGAAAGGAAGCCGTCAAAAAGTCGACGGAAGCGCTGTTCGACTTGCTTGATGATATAAATCCGCTCCAACTCTGCGCTCAGACGTTACTTTTCGATAGTTGGTTTGCATTTCCAAAAGTGATCAAGCGCGTAGTTTCAGAGTATCCACTCGAGGTGATCTGTATGCTAAAACGGATGCACCGCGTGTACTACACGTATGAAGGGCAAAAGTATACTTTGACCCAGTTGTATCAGGTTGTGCGCAAAAAACGTGGTCGTGCCAAGATTCTCGCATCTGTTGTCGTCAGCTTGGGATTGGACGATAATGAAAAAGAGATCCAAGCCCGTATTGTCTTCGTGCGTGACCGAAACCGCTCCAAAAATTGGCTTGCAATTTTGTCCACAGATACGAACCTGCCTGAAGAAGAAGTTGTGCGTCTCTACGGCAAACGCTGGGATATGGAGTGTTTCTTCAAGGTGGCAAAATCACATCTGGCGCTAGGAAAAGAGTTTCAGTGCCGCAGTTACGATGCGATGGTAGCCCACACGACGATTGTCTTCACCCGTTACATCATGCTTGCACTTCGGACGCGCGAAGCGCAAGATCCAAGGACCATCGGTCAGCTGTTCTTTTTGTGTTGTGATGAATTGGAAGACATCCGATTTGCAGAAGCAATTCTATTGGTATTGGACTGTCTGAAGGCGTCTCTCACGGAAGAACCTATCTTGTCTGAAGAAATGGTGCAGTCTGTTCTGGACAGAGTTTTCGACAACTTTCCTGCTTTCTTAAAACGAGCATTTCATCAACCTGAAAAGCAGTTCCCAAGCGTTTTAGCGGCATAA
- a CDS encoding alpha/beta hydrolase, with protein sequence MIVETIKLYPEREDVTLTTYVLQDSPELLDGANRPAVLICPGGAYLSCSDREAEPVAMRFAAMGYHAFVLRYSVYLDKHEPFESIFGGVERREHTVFPAAIRDIGKAMLTIHENSEAWFVDTDRIALCGFSAGAHNVAMYSVYWDKPILTDHYQVSEEKLRPDATILGYTLSDYLFMKATEKDEMGTLLFDASVTSLLGEASPSDKTLKEVSPALLVTEKTPPMFLWATASDALVPVGHTLRMGMALSERNIPFEMHVFEEGPHGLSLATQATANAKTLVDQNAAKWIDLAEAWLLKRFSLDLQDKTKWD encoded by the coding sequence ATGATTGTTGAAACGATAAAATTGTATCCGGAGCGTGAAGACGTCACGCTGACGACTTATGTCCTGCAGGATTCTCCGGAATTGCTGGATGGCGCTAACCGTCCGGCTGTGCTGATTTGTCCAGGCGGAGCTTATCTCTCCTGTTCCGATCGGGAAGCCGAGCCGGTGGCGATGCGGTTTGCGGCGATGGGCTATCATGCCTTCGTGCTGCGCTACTCCGTATATTTGGATAAGCATGAACCTTTTGAATCCATTTTTGGTGGAGTCGAAAGGCGCGAGCATACCGTCTTTCCGGCCGCGATTAGGGACATCGGCAAAGCCATGCTGACGATCCACGAAAACAGCGAAGCATGGTTTGTGGATACGGATCGGATCGCTCTGTGCGGCTTTTCGGCTGGTGCGCACAATGTCGCAATGTACTCGGTCTATTGGGACAAACCGATTTTGACCGATCATTACCAAGTATCGGAAGAAAAACTCCGTCCCGATGCTACGATTTTGGGTTATACGTTGAGCGATTATCTGTTCATGAAAGCGACTGAAAAAGATGAAATGGGCACCCTTCTGTTTGATGCTTCGGTTACGTCGCTGCTGGGAGAAGCGAGCCCTAGCGATAAAACACTGAAGGAAGTGAGCCCCGCGTTGTTGGTGACAGAAAAAACACCGCCAATGTTCTTGTGGGCCACCGCATCGGATGCGCTAGTGCCGGTCGGTCACACGCTTCGGATGGGCATGGCTCTTTCGGAGCGCAATATCCCGTTCGAGATGCATGTATTCGAAGAAGGCCCGCATGGATTGAGCCTTGCCACGCAGGCTACAGCCAACGCTAAAACGTTGGTAGACCAAAATGCCGCCAAATGGATCGACCTGGCGGAAGCCTGGCTGCTGAAACGCTTCAGTCTCGATTTGCAGGATAAAACCAAGTGGGATTAG
- a CDS encoding glycoside hydrolase family 3 N-terminal domain-containing protein translates to MVRLTEKPFFLTDDQISWVENTVSEMTTEEKIGQIFCPIAGNPEDQALTEFVQKYQPGGMMFRPMPAKAIRQAHGVLQKESKIPLLLAANLEAGGNGICSDGTYYGRPMGVAATADEQEAYQLGFVSGREAQAVGCNWAFSPIVDIDMNFKNPITNVRTFGSDVDQVIGFSRQQMKGLHENGIATAVKHFPGDGVDERDQHLVSTVNSLSVPEWDESYGKVYKAMVEEGALSVMIGHILQPAYSKALNPALEDKDILPASLSTELVNGLLRDRLGFNGVAVTDATPMIGYNAAMSRKKAIPTTINAGCDMILFNKNIDEDYQAMRDAVSSGDVSMERLDEAVTRILAMKASMGLVDKQQANSLIPEPEALDIVGCQEHLELARRSADKAITLVKDTQNLLPISPEKTPRVRVYMLEDRLSGGFKDGGASEGSFIEKLSAAGFSVETFNYEQLDFHEIFEEGVDDLKAKVDLVIYVANYDTASNQTTRRIDWIRMMAADAPWFVQDVPTIFVSLANPYHLFDAPMIKTYINGYSANDTVNEILVEKLIGKSVFQGKSPVDPFCGVWGTNL, encoded by the coding sequence ATGGTACGTTTGACAGAAAAGCCGTTTTTTTTAACGGATGACCAAATTTCTTGGGTAGAAAATACAGTAAGCGAGATGACAACGGAAGAGAAAATCGGGCAAATTTTCTGCCCGATTGCCGGGAATCCGGAAGATCAGGCATTGACGGAATTTGTGCAGAAATATCAACCGGGCGGGATGATGTTCCGTCCGATGCCGGCAAAAGCGATCCGGCAGGCGCACGGGGTTCTGCAGAAAGAAAGCAAAATCCCGTTGCTGTTGGCGGCCAACCTGGAAGCCGGCGGAAACGGAATCTGCTCGGACGGCACGTACTACGGCAGGCCGATGGGTGTCGCGGCGACAGCCGATGAGCAGGAAGCTTATCAACTGGGCTTTGTTTCCGGCCGTGAAGCGCAGGCAGTCGGCTGCAACTGGGCGTTTTCCCCGATCGTGGACATCGATATGAACTTCAAAAACCCGATCACGAACGTCCGGACGTTCGGATCGGACGTCGACCAAGTGATTGGTTTTTCCCGCCAGCAAATGAAAGGCCTGCACGAGAACGGTATCGCTACGGCCGTCAAACATTTCCCGGGCGATGGCGTGGACGAGCGCGACCAGCATCTGGTGAGCACCGTGAATAGTCTGTCCGTTCCGGAATGGGATGAAAGCTACGGCAAAGTCTACAAAGCCATGGTCGAAGAGGGCGCATTGTCTGTCATGATCGGACATATCCTGCAGCCGGCCTACAGCAAAGCGCTCAATCCAGCTTTGGAGGACAAAGATATTCTGCCGGCTTCCTTGTCGACGGAATTGGTGAACGGCTTGCTACGCGACCGCTTGGGCTTCAACGGTGTGGCGGTCACCGATGCGACTCCGATGATCGGCTACAATGCCGCGATGTCCCGCAAAAAGGCGATTCCGACAACGATCAATGCCGGCTGCGACATGATCCTCTTCAACAAAAATATCGACGAAGATTACCAGGCGATGCGCGATGCAGTAAGCAGCGGCGACGTATCGATGGAGCGGCTGGATGAAGCAGTTACGCGTATTCTGGCTATGAAAGCGAGCATGGGCTTGGTGGATAAGCAGCAAGCCAACAGCCTGATCCCTGAGCCGGAAGCGTTGGATATCGTGGGCTGTCAAGAGCATCTGGAATTGGCAAGAAGGAGTGCGGACAAAGCCATCACCTTGGTGAAGGACACGCAAAATCTGCTGCCGATCTCACCGGAGAAAACACCGCGCGTGCGGGTCTATATGCTGGAAGACCGCTTGAGCGGCGGCTTTAAGGACGGCGGGGCTTCCGAGGGCTCCTTCATCGAAAAACTGAGCGCAGCCGGCTTTTCGGTCGAAACATTCAATTATGAACAACTAGACTTCCACGAAATCTTTGAGGAAGGCGTGGACGATCTGAAGGCGAAAGTGGATCTGGTCATCTATGTGGCGAATTACGATACCGCGAGCAACCAGACGACGCGCCGGATTGATTGGATCCGTATGATGGCGGCCGACGCACCTTGGTTTGTCCAGGATGTCCCAACCATTTTCGTATCCTTGGCGAACCCGTATCATCTGTTCGATGCGCCGATGATCAAGACTTACATCAACGGCTACTCGGCGAACGACACAGTCAACGAAATCCTCGTGGAAAAATTGATCGGCAAGTCCGTATTCCAAGGCAAGAGCCCGGTCGACCCGTTCTGCGGCGTCTGGGGCACGAACTTATAA